A genomic region of Rheinheimera sp. MMS21-TC3 contains the following coding sequences:
- a CDS encoding pseudouridine synthase, producing the protein MNLKPQRLAKWIATNGYCSRRNAERLISASKVNVNGQIAKHTDLVTANDTIIIDQQPLIINPERVYYKYHKPVGIDCNIKADDSASLYHVLQLIPQRVFAVGRLDKDSSGLLLLTNDGLLCQRLIHPDFHHKKSYRVKVDRDIDANFISQLSQGVSWQLGSKIYTSRPCQLEPINKREFIITLTQGLHRQIRYMCKSQGVNVLNLCRISLHNIQLANLAVTAIEPIQDEALTSLLQLVQTENIHCTAD; encoded by the coding sequence ATGAATCTTAAACCGCAACGTTTAGCGAAGTGGATAGCCACTAATGGTTACTGCTCAAGGCGTAATGCTGAGCGTTTAATTAGCGCTTCTAAGGTAAATGTTAATGGCCAAATAGCCAAGCATACCGACTTAGTAACAGCTAACGACACCATTATAATTGACCAGCAGCCTTTAATAATTAACCCTGAACGCGTTTATTATAAATACCATAAACCTGTGGGCATTGACTGCAATATTAAAGCAGACGATAGTGCCAGTTTGTATCATGTTTTACAGCTAATTCCTCAGCGAGTCTTTGCCGTCGGCCGTTTAGATAAAGACTCTAGTGGCCTTTTACTCTTAACTAATGACGGATTATTGTGTCAAAGATTAATTCACCCTGACTTTCATCATAAAAAGTCGTATCGAGTAAAAGTAGACCGCGATATTGATGCCAATTTTATCAGCCAATTAAGCCAAGGTGTAAGCTGGCAGCTCGGCAGCAAAATCTATACCTCTCGCCCTTGTCAATTAGAGCCCATCAATAAGCGCGAATTTATTATCACCTTAACCCAAGGCTTACATAGACAAATTCGCTATATGTGCAAAAGCCAAGGCGTAAATGTACTTAATTTATGTCGGATCAGCTTACATAATATTCAATTAGCTAATTTAGCAGTTACGGCAATAGAGCCAATTCAAGACGAAGCATTAACCAGCTTATTACAGTTAGTACAAACTGAAAATATACATTGTACCGCTGACTAA
- a CDS encoding GNAT family N-acetyltransferase: protein MPEFIADHTESLATLAKQKIAEFNALHWDASLRQPLGLKKLNDAGEVIAVLTGRTFGNWFYLESFWLDKQYRGQGLGKAMLVEAEQIAKQRGCRYVLLDTLNFQAKPFYQQLGYQITWTQLDYPFDGGAKYFMQKTL, encoded by the coding sequence ATGCCAGAGTTTATAGCCGATCATACTGAAAGTTTAGCCACGCTAGCAAAACAAAAAATTGCGGAATTTAATGCTTTACATTGGGATGCCAGTCTACGCCAGCCGTTAGGTTTGAAAAAGCTGAATGATGCCGGTGAGGTTATAGCTGTTTTAACCGGCCGCACTTTTGGTAATTGGTTCTATTTAGAATCGTTTTGGTTAGATAAACAGTATCGGGGGCAAGGGCTTGGTAAAGCTATGCTAGTAGAAGCAGAGCAAATTGCTAAACAACGAGGCTGTCGTTATGTCTTATTAGACACGCTTAACTTTCAGGCTAAACCATTTTATCAGCAACTTGGTTATCAGATAACCTGGACGCAATTAGATTACCCTTTTGATGGCGGTGCCAAGTATTTTATGCAAAAAACGCTTTAA
- a CDS encoding OmpP1/FadL family transporter produces MFRKTGIAVAVFAAISSFQIQAEGYKLFEQSVSSMGNGYAGRGAQITDATLVYSNPAALTQLAGSQFSGGVSLIDAKTNYQNMQAKSANGQAVQGDDYGQNNLTEAVPFLFYADHYSEQLSWGIGFYVPFGLSSDYDNEFVGRYFADETAIQVLSLQPAIGYKLNEQWSIGAAISVNRIAGTLSKYKDHTGLCELGETAINTIFGAPVYNDAYCHSQYEVTGDDIAFGYSLGIHGEPIAGTRLALSYHSQVRYTLKGDSTITNTPITGANVVGNPNFIVVAPQLPAIDLSTGKLASNNLLTEASKLSLTTPASAALSIDQQFTTAFSLQFTAAWTQWSKFQSIDIVSNDVNPSISNNTQLPPNLNAPGYIGYIPEKWQNSWSYALGATYIVQPELTLKAGIAYDENPIPQAQKTARIPTDHRTWLTVGANWVVSEKISLDFAYGYLFTGDVSIDEHEYNVQEQPLYRSNLTGDYSNKAQVLAVQANYRF; encoded by the coding sequence ATGTTTAGAAAAACAGGCATCGCCGTTGCTGTATTCGCTGCTATTTCAAGTTTTCAGATCCAAGCTGAAGGCTATAAGTTATTTGAACAATCTGTCAGTAGCATGGGCAATGGTTATGCTGGTCGTGGTGCACAGATCACTGACGCTACTTTAGTTTACTCAAATCCAGCAGCTTTAACTCAATTAGCTGGCAGCCAATTTTCAGGTGGTGTAAGTCTTATTGATGCCAAAACTAATTATCAGAACATGCAAGCTAAAAGCGCTAATGGTCAGGCTGTTCAAGGTGACGATTATGGACAAAATAATTTAACCGAAGCCGTACCATTTTTATTCTATGCAGATCATTACTCTGAGCAACTAAGTTGGGGCATAGGCTTTTATGTACCTTTTGGCTTATCATCAGATTATGACAATGAATTTGTGGGCCGTTACTTTGCCGATGAAACGGCTATTCAAGTATTAAGCTTACAACCTGCTATTGGCTATAAATTAAATGAGCAATGGTCTATTGGCGCTGCAATTTCAGTAAACCGAATCGCGGGGACTTTATCTAAATATAAAGATCATACAGGCTTATGCGAACTAGGCGAAACAGCAATTAACACTATATTTGGCGCCCCTGTCTACAATGATGCCTATTGCCACAGCCAGTATGAAGTAACAGGAGATGATATCGCTTTTGGTTACTCCTTAGGTATTCATGGTGAACCTATAGCTGGTACTCGCTTAGCGCTAAGTTATCATTCACAGGTTCGTTATACCTTAAAAGGCGATTCAACCATCACCAACACCCCTATTACCGGTGCTAACGTAGTAGGTAATCCAAACTTTATTGTAGTCGCACCGCAATTACCGGCTATTGACCTCTCTACCGGTAAACTGGCATCAAACAATCTTTTAACTGAAGCCAGTAAGCTCTCCTTAACCACGCCCGCGTCAGCCGCGCTTAGCATTGACCAGCAGTTTACTACTGCCTTTTCGTTGCAGTTTACTGCAGCTTGGACCCAGTGGAGTAAGTTTCAAAGCATTGATATTGTTAGTAACGATGTAAATCCCAGTATCTCTAACAATACCCAATTACCGCCAAACTTAAACGCGCCTGGTTACATTGGCTATATCCCAGAAAAATGGCAAAACTCTTGGTCTTATGCTTTAGGCGCAACTTATATTGTGCAACCAGAATTAACCTTAAAGGCTGGTATTGCTTATGATGAAAACCCTATCCCACAAGCGCAAAAAACCGCCCGTATTCCTACTGATCATAGAACTTGGTTAACTGTTGGCGCTAACTGGGTAGTTAGCGAAAAAATTAGCTTAGATTTTGCCTATGGCTATTTATTTACCGGTGATGTGAGTATTGATGAGCATGAATATAACGTTCAAGAGCAACCGCTTTACCGCAGTAATTTAACCGGTGATTATAGCAATAAAGCCCAAGTGTTGGCTGTACAAGCTAATTATCGGTTTTAA
- a CDS encoding efflux RND transporter periplasmic adaptor subunit, which yields MKYFALMMAITLSSVLIAGCQPAESAASATKADEVMAIPIETSLSRKGEISSSYQTTATLETRTEAQVVSKATGIVKTILVEEGQQVEAGQLLATLDNERQQFSLQKEQAELSRLTSELKRMEEMYQRKLISADNFEKLKWQYDAVLASVNLAQLALTETEIRSPIKGVVARRYAKVGQLISQYQTESLFHVVANQQLEAIIYLPEQHLSQAEIGQNAILHFVGSQPVNASLVRISPIVDAASGTVRAVLKVDNSQLQLKPGMFAQVQLQFDVKTDALLIPKRALMTTDNVASVFVVSADNTVSRQVVELGYQSDNTVEIIAGLSLEQQVVIAGQAALKPDALVNVVSVRQF from the coding sequence ATGAAATATTTTGCCTTAATGATGGCAATTACCCTAAGCAGTGTTTTAATTGCTGGCTGCCAACCTGCAGAGAGTGCTGCTTCAGCGACTAAAGCGGATGAAGTAATGGCTATCCCTATCGAAACTAGTTTAAGTCGCAAAGGCGAAATTAGCAGTAGCTACCAAACTACGGCGACACTAGAAACTCGCACTGAAGCGCAAGTTGTCAGTAAAGCCACCGGAATTGTAAAAACCATTTTAGTTGAAGAAGGCCAGCAAGTTGAAGCCGGCCAGTTATTAGCCACCTTAGATAACGAACGTCAGCAATTTAGTTTACAAAAAGAACAGGCTGAATTAAGCCGGTTAACTAGTGAGCTAAAACGCATGGAGGAAATGTATCAACGCAAGTTGATTAGTGCCGATAATTTTGAAAAGTTAAAATGGCAATACGATGCTGTTTTAGCCTCAGTTAACTTAGCTCAGTTAGCCTTAACTGAAACAGAAATTCGCTCACCTATTAAGGGTGTGGTGGCAAGACGTTATGCAAAAGTGGGCCAGTTAATTAGTCAATATCAGACTGAATCATTATTTCATGTTGTTGCTAATCAGCAACTTGAGGCCATTATTTACTTACCTGAGCAACATTTAAGTCAAGCTGAAATTGGCCAAAATGCCATTTTGCATTTTGTCGGTTCTCAGCCAGTGAATGCCAGTTTAGTGCGGATCTCACCGATAGTGGATGCAGCCTCAGGTACGGTAAGAGCAGTATTAAAAGTCGATAACAGTCAGTTGCAATTAAAACCGGGCATGTTTGCGCAAGTTCAGTTGCAATTTGATGTAAAAACAGATGCCTTATTAATCCCAAAACGGGCGCTTATGACAACAGATAATGTAGCTTCTGTATTTGTGGTGTCTGCAGATAACACCGTCAGCCGTCAAGTTGTTGAGTTAGGCTATCAATCAGATAATACCGTTGAAATTATTGCTGGCTTATCGCTAGAGCAACAAGTGGTTATCGCCGGTCAAGCCGCACTTAAACCCGATGCACTTGTTAATGTGGTATCTGTCCGTCAGTTTTAA
- a CDS encoding efflux RND transporter permease subunit codes for MKLVDLAVTRPVTIWMFTLGILLFGLVAAGRLAVNLLPDLSYPSLTIRTEFIGAAPAEVEQLVSKPIEEAIGIVKGVRKVQSVSRSSRSDVVMEFDWGTDMNIAALEVREKLDVLFLPLEIEKPLLLRFNPNLDPIVRLALSRKDKDQALTNSQLVSLRTYADEDLRRALESLSGVAAVRPDGGLEQEIQILVDPHKLSQLQLDISQISQRLRHENLNQSGGRLETSSFDYLVRTINQFSNLQQIKDLYVAEVANSPIRLSDVAEIRDGFTDRKSITYVNGKAAIEVALYKEGDANTVQVAKTILSNLSKLQQALPADYQLDVVYDQSEFIKQAIDEVKSSALIGGLLAMLVLYLFLGNAWATLIISISIPLSVIATFNLMYGQGISLNMMSLGGIALAVGLLVDNAIVVLENIDRHKKLGKTAFEAAKLGTKEVSMAITASTLTTVAVFFPLVFVEGIAGQLFRDQALTVTFALLASLVVALTLIPTMAARERQVKVNANQAGHDSELVANRKPSKKAWYYWPTLPLRLLGQLFKISIVAIITVITLLSRLVSRLFALLFKPVIAAVRWFLSQLELKYQWFLQQALQAKSLTIGLTLIIAAACYSLLPRLGADVIPNMNQGEFYVEIQLPVGSAIEQTDKLMTRLALLAKEQTTVEKTYAQAGTGAQMTVDPSIGGSHWGRLNVVLQPNTTTEQQQQLITLFRQELALWPDVKVKIDQPQLLSFSTPLQIELSGYELSQLKQAADALVIRLAAESQFTDVKSSLRPGQPEISLYFNHDLLSQLGLNSHDIAKRVAAYVGGEVAGQYSIDDRKVDIRVRLAEQYRQSQQQLAQLIINPNSSKPLPLSAVAEIKSEIGPSEITRIGQQRVALVTANLAYGDIEQASKNAAAILAKQPLSYGVSAFVAGQSEEMERAYSSLVMALLLAIFLVYLVMASQFENLLQPLLILFTVPLAGAGAILGLWLTDTRLSVIVFIGLIMLAGIVVNNAIVLIDRINQLRAEGIDVQQAIIAAGTSRLRPVLMTTLTTILGLLPMVLGGEGSEIRAPMAITVIFGLALATLLTLVFIPVLYHLVSHNKPNAVSAVSQETLQ; via the coding sequence ATGAAGCTAGTGGATTTAGCCGTAACAAGACCCGTTACTATATGGATGTTTACGCTTGGTATTTTACTTTTTGGCTTAGTTGCAGCCGGACGCTTAGCGGTAAACTTATTGCCTGATTTATCTTATCCCTCTTTAACCATCCGCACAGAATTTATTGGTGCTGCGCCGGCTGAAGTTGAACAGTTGGTCAGTAAACCCATTGAAGAAGCTATTGGCATTGTTAAAGGAGTGCGAAAAGTTCAGTCGGTCTCACGCTCGAGCCGCTCAGATGTGGTAATGGAGTTTGATTGGGGCACCGATATGAATATAGCGGCGCTTGAGGTGCGAGAAAAGCTGGATGTGTTGTTTTTACCGCTAGAAATAGAAAAACCGTTATTGCTTAGGTTTAATCCTAACCTTGATCCTATAGTGCGTTTAGCTTTAAGTCGAAAAGATAAGGATCAAGCATTAACAAATTCGCAATTGGTTAGTTTGCGTACTTATGCTGATGAAGATTTACGCCGAGCCTTAGAATCCTTATCAGGTGTGGCTGCGGTTCGTCCAGATGGTGGCTTAGAGCAAGAAATTCAAATCTTGGTTGATCCACATAAACTTAGCCAATTGCAGCTAGATATTAGTCAAATAAGCCAGCGCTTGCGCCACGAGAACTTAAACCAGTCTGGCGGTAGGTTAGAAACCAGTAGTTTTGATTACTTAGTGCGTACTATTAATCAGTTTAGTAATTTACAGCAGATTAAAGATTTATATGTTGCCGAAGTCGCCAATAGCCCCATTCGTTTATCTGATGTTGCTGAAATACGCGATGGCTTTACAGATCGTAAAAGCATTACTTATGTCAATGGTAAAGCGGCCATCGAAGTTGCCTTGTACAAAGAGGGTGATGCTAATACGGTTCAAGTTGCTAAAACAATCTTAAGTAACTTAAGTAAATTACAGCAGGCTTTACCCGCTGATTATCAACTGGATGTAGTTTATGACCAGTCAGAGTTTATTAAACAAGCAATAGATGAAGTGAAGTCATCAGCCCTTATTGGTGGCTTACTGGCCATGCTAGTACTGTATTTATTTTTAGGTAATGCTTGGGCCACGTTAATTATCTCAATTTCAATTCCGTTATCTGTTATTGCCACTTTTAATTTGATGTACGGTCAGGGCATATCCTTAAATATGATGAGCTTAGGCGGCATTGCTTTAGCCGTTGGTTTATTAGTAGATAACGCTATAGTAGTTTTAGAAAATATTGATCGCCATAAAAAGCTAGGTAAAACAGCCTTTGAAGCTGCCAAGCTTGGTACTAAAGAAGTGTCTATGGCGATTACTGCTTCTACCTTAACCACAGTGGCAGTGTTTTTTCCTTTAGTCTTTGTTGAAGGCATTGCCGGACAATTATTTCGCGATCAAGCCTTAACGGTAACCTTTGCTTTATTAGCCTCTTTAGTTGTTGCTTTAACCTTAATTCCAACCATGGCGGCACGTGAGCGGCAAGTTAAAGTCAACGCTAATCAAGCTGGCCATGACAGCGAACTCGTAGCAAATAGAAAACCTAGCAAAAAAGCTTGGTACTACTGGCCAACCTTACCGCTTCGGCTGCTAGGGCAATTATTTAAAATCAGCATTGTGGCTATTATTACTGTTATTACCTTATTAAGCCGTTTGGTCTCTCGCCTTTTTGCTTTACTGTTTAAGCCCGTTATTGCAGCTGTGCGCTGGTTTTTAAGCCAGTTAGAATTAAAGTATCAGTGGTTTTTGCAGCAGGCATTACAGGCAAAAAGTTTGACTATAGGTTTAACTTTAATCATAGCCGCCGCTTGTTATAGCTTATTACCGCGCCTTGGTGCTGATGTTATCCCTAATATGAACCAAGGTGAGTTTTATGTTGAAATTCAGCTACCAGTAGGTAGTGCTATTGAGCAAACCGATAAATTAATGACGCGCTTAGCCTTATTAGCTAAAGAGCAAACTACAGTTGAAAAAACCTATGCTCAAGCGGGTACAGGTGCTCAAATGACGGTAGACCCAAGCATTGGTGGTAGTCATTGGGGCCGATTAAATGTGGTATTACAGCCTAATACTACCACTGAGCAGCAACAGCAGTTAATTACATTATTTCGTCAAGAGCTGGCGTTATGGCCTGATGTAAAGGTTAAAATTGATCAGCCGCAATTACTTAGCTTTAGTACGCCTTTACAAATTGAGTTGTCAGGTTATGAGTTAAGCCAATTAAAGCAAGCGGCCGATGCGCTAGTGATCCGTTTAGCGGCAGAGTCACAATTTACTGATGTAAAATCTAGCCTAAGACCTGGCCAGCCGGAGATTAGTTTATATTTTAATCATGATCTATTATCGCAACTAGGTTTAAATTCTCACGATATAGCCAAGCGGGTAGCGGCTTATGTCGGCGGAGAAGTTGCTGGCCAATATTCAATTGATGATCGCAAAGTGGACATTCGGGTGCGCTTAGCTGAGCAATATCGCCAATCGCAACAGCAACTGGCGCAGTTAATTATTAACCCTAATAGCAGTAAGCCTTTGCCGCTTTCTGCGGTTGCAGAAATTAAAAGTGAAATTGGCCCCAGCGAAATTACCCGCATTGGCCAACAACGTGTTGCCTTAGTTACTGCTAACCTTGCTTATGGTGACATTGAGCAAGCTAGCAAAAATGCTGCGGCTATACTTGCTAAGCAACCTTTATCTTATGGTGTTAGCGCTTTTGTAGCGGGGCAAAGCGAAGAGATGGAGCGCGCTTATTCCTCTTTAGTTATGGCGCTATTACTAGCAATATTTTTAGTTTACTTAGTAATGGCATCACAGTTTGAAAATTTGCTGCAGCCGTTATTAATATTATTTACTGTTCCTTTAGCTGGCGCTGGTGCCATATTAGGCTTGTGGTTAACCGATACTCGACTATCAGTCATTGTTTTTATCGGCTTAATTATGTTGGCAGGTATAGTGGTTAATAATGCCATAGTACTGATCGATCGGATTAATCAGCTACGAGCCGAAGGCATAGATGTACAGCAAGCTATTATTGCTGCCGGCACTAGTCGATTACGACCGGTATTAATGACAACGTTAACTACTATTTTAGGCTTATTGCCAATGGTATTAGGCGGTGAAGGTAGTGAGATTAGAGCGCCTATGGCAATAACCGTTATTTTTGGTTTAGCGCTGGCAACGTTATTAACCTTAGTCTTTATCCCAGTGTTATATCATTTAGTTAGTCACAATAAACCTAATGCTGTATCCGCTGTAAGTCAGGAGACCTTGCAATGA
- a CDS encoding efflux RND transporter permease subunit: MKEQPLALTRFALNRPVTTCMLFLSMLVFGVLASRMLLLERFPGIDIPQIFINVPYANATPAEIERLITRPLEEALATVTGIKQMRSWSNENSAEVSLEFNWDQDINSKSIEVRERLDSIKHLLPKDVERVLVFQFNTNDMPIFQLRISSQRDLAMAYDLLERQIKQPLERVQGVSKVELYGVQKRQVVIRLNPDKMRALNIDAAMIVQVLRQNNFALTAGELRNAEHSILVKPIGEYSQLSQIAALPLRPGLSLREVATVALELPKVEDGRHLDQTYAVGMNVYKESGANLVEVAKAALAVVATVDKDPAFNGISLFIMDDMAEGVTTSLKDLLMAGAIGALLSFLVLYAFLRHLGSTMVVVLAVPVSICIALGFMYFLGYSLNILSMMGLMLAIGMLVDNAVVVTESIFRERAVGGDVKTATARGVRRVSLAVVAGTATTAIVFLPNIIGQKMQLTIFLEHVAIAICLCLAISLLMALTLIPLLSTKLKMQLNANNNSTKLGRAYRKALTKVMAYPRWSSFVAIVILLSIAVPIAAVSGGEDNNQDTSRIYINYNIQGNYALAEVEAEVVSMENYLYANKEKFDIGSVYSYYSTGQASSTLILNQPLSQPFAELKQEIRENWPSLVRSKPTFGWGGNDGLQVHLLGRSTEVLIRLAKDIEPILANITGLDDVSSAITDGQQELQIKLQLEQLQRHGLTAQQVADAVSLALRGVNLRTFRSAEQGELLMRVLYDERVSTSMAELAALPILTKDAIVISLNQVATLSIVPRLDRISRFNRQTGIAFQMNLTKDATMDKVRADIKQVMDQVALPTGYTWSFQGGFSNQDESQQVMLVNMLLAVAMIYLVMAALFESILLPTAVIGSLLFSLVGVYWTFLITGTNMGMMGMIGMLVLMGIVVNNGIVLVDRINQDRQAFPEQPLLEVIITASESRLRPILMTVATTILGLLPLAFGGTQIGGDGPSYAPMAIAIVGGLLFSTLTSLVLVPLTYWGLIQLNSKWLSWRQTATRWANKIFI; the protein is encoded by the coding sequence ATGAAGGAACAACCTTTAGCCCTGACAAGATTTGCGCTAAACCGGCCTGTTACTACTTGTATGCTGTTTTTATCCATGCTGGTGTTTGGTGTTTTAGCTAGCCGCATGTTGTTATTAGAACGATTTCCGGGGATTGATATTCCGCAAATCTTTATCAATGTGCCTTATGCCAATGCAACCCCAGCTGAAATAGAACGCTTAATTACTCGGCCATTAGAAGAAGCGCTAGCGACAGTAACAGGCATTAAACAAATGCGCTCTTGGTCCAATGAAAATAGCGCTGAAGTGTCGTTAGAGTTTAATTGGGATCAAGATATAAACAGTAAAAGTATTGAAGTACGTGAGCGCTTAGATAGTATTAAACATTTACTGCCCAAAGATGTTGAACGGGTATTAGTGTTTCAATTTAATACCAATGATATGCCTATTTTTCAGCTAAGAATTTCTAGCCAACGCGATTTGGCAATGGCATATGATTTGCTGGAGCGTCAAATAAAGCAGCCTTTAGAGCGGGTTCAGGGCGTATCAAAAGTCGAGCTATATGGCGTGCAAAAGCGCCAAGTCGTGATCCGTTTAAATCCAGATAAAATGCGGGCCTTGAATATTGATGCTGCTATGATTGTTCAGGTGCTTAGGCAAAACAACTTTGCGTTAACAGCTGGCGAATTACGTAATGCTGAGCATAGTATTTTGGTAAAACCCATTGGCGAATATAGCCAACTAAGCCAAATAGCCGCGCTACCTTTACGACCCGGATTAAGCCTGCGTGAAGTTGCAACTGTCGCCTTAGAGTTACCTAAAGTAGAAGATGGTCGGCATTTAGACCAAACTTATGCCGTTGGCATGAATGTGTATAAAGAGTCTGGCGCTAATTTAGTTGAAGTAGCAAAAGCAGCTTTAGCAGTAGTGGCGACCGTAGATAAAGATCCGGCTTTTAATGGCATCAGTTTATTTATTATGGATGATATGGCTGAGGGCGTAACAACCTCATTAAAAGATTTATTAATGGCAGGCGCTATTGGAGCCTTGTTATCATTTTTAGTCTTATATGCCTTTTTACGCCACTTAGGCAGCACTATGGTAGTAGTGTTAGCTGTACCTGTGTCAATTTGTATTGCGTTAGGTTTTATGTACTTTCTTGGCTATAGCTTAAATATATTAAGCATGATGGGCTTAATGCTAGCCATAGGTATGTTAGTGGATAATGCTGTAGTAGTAACTGAAAGCATATTTCGGGAGCGGGCAGTTGGCGGCGATGTTAAAACAGCAACAGCGCGTGGTGTGCGTCGTGTTAGTTTAGCGGTAGTTGCAGGTACAGCCACTACCGCTATTGTTTTTTTGCCCAACATTATTGGCCAAAAGATGCAGCTAACCATATTTCTTGAGCATGTGGCTATCGCTATTTGTTTATGTTTAGCAATTAGTTTATTAATGGCTTTAACCTTGATTCCTTTGCTTAGCACTAAACTGAAGATGCAGTTAAATGCTAATAATAACTCGACCAAACTAGGCCGAGCTTATCGTAAAGCTTTAACTAAAGTGATGGCTTATCCAAGATGGTCTAGCTTTGTAGCTATAGTTATCTTATTGAGCATAGCTGTACCTATAGCAGCAGTATCAGGTGGTGAAGATAATAATCAAGATACTAGCCGCATTTATATTAATTATAATATTCAAGGTAACTATGCTTTAGCTGAGGTGGAAGCTGAAGTGGTTAGCATGGAAAACTACTTATATGCTAATAAAGAAAAATTTGATATAGGATCTGTATATAGCTACTACAGTACAGGCCAAGCTTCGTCTACCCTTATTTTAAACCAACCTCTTAGCCAACCTTTTGCTGAGTTAAAGCAAGAAATCCGAGAGAACTGGCCAAGTTTAGTTCGCTCTAAACCTACTTTTGGTTGGGGCGGTAATGATGGCTTGCAAGTGCACTTATTGGGTCGCTCTACAGAAGTACTAATACGCTTAGCTAAAGATATTGAACCCATCTTAGCCAATATCACTGGCTTAGACGATGTAAGCTCTGCAATTACCGATGGCCAACAAGAGTTACAAATTAAGTTGCAACTAGAGCAGCTGCAACGCCATGGCTTAACTGCTCAGCAAGTTGCTGATGCGGTTTCACTGGCTTTACGTGGTGTTAATTTACGAACATTTCGAAGCGCAGAGCAAGGCGAGTTATTAATGCGAGTGCTTTATGATGAGCGAGTTAGCACTTCTATGGCTGAATTAGCCGCTTTACCAATTTTAACTAAAGACGCTATTGTGATTAGCCTTAATCAAGTTGCTACCTTATCAATAGTCCCTAGGCTTGATAGAATTAGTCGCTTTAATCGGCAAACGGGTATTGCCTTTCAAATGAACTTAACTAAAGACGCCACTATGGATAAAGTGCGTGCAGATATTAAGCAAGTGATGGATCAAGTTGCGCTACCCACTGGCTACACTTGGTCATTTCAGGGCGGGTTTTCCAATCAAGATGAATCGCAACAAGTGATGCTGGTTAATATGTTACTGGCTGTAGCTATGATCTATCTGGTTATGGCGGCTTTGTTTGAATCTATTTTATTACCCACAGCTGTGATTGGCTCTTTATTGTTTTCGTTAGTAGGTGTCTATTGGACCTTCTTAATTACCGGCACCAATATGGGCATGATGGGAATGATAGGTATGCTGGTGCTAATGGGAATAGTGGTAAATAACGGTATCGTCTTGGTGGATAGAATTAACCAAGATAGACAAGCTTTTCCCGAGCAACCATTATTAGAGGTTATTATTACCGCTAGTGAGTCACGTTTACGGCCTATTTTAATGACAGTGGCCACAACCATATTAGGCTTGCTGCCATTAGCTTTTGGTGGTACGCAAATTGGTGGTGACGGCCCAAGCTATGCGCCTATGGCTATTGCTATTGTCGGCGGCTTATTATTTTCTACCTTAACCAGTTTAGTGTTGGTGCCTTTAACCTATTGGGGCTTAATTCAACTGAATAGTAAATGGTTAAGCTGGCGCCAAACGGCGACGCGTTGGGCGAATAAAATATTTATTTAA
- a CDS encoding ATP-binding cassette domain-containing protein: protein MLSVSNLVKYYGQQPVIKELSLQFANKRSCIVGANGSGKTTFLFILAGLIKPDSGQVLWQGKKLISPQSITAIASDAIRNPSFLTVRKLFLLTQSMWQLDFPDKLIAAFGLTPHLDKTLDQLSAGNLKKAHLINAFMRNPRLLLLDEPNIALDENSSMALWQAIDDFSGDIIVASNEPAVFTGKGFNLQGISGD, encoded by the coding sequence ATGTTAAGTGTAAGCAACCTTGTTAAATACTATGGCCAACAGCCGGTTATTAAAGAGTTATCGTTACAGTTTGCTAATAAGCGCAGTTGCATAGTCGGTGCTAATGGTAGTGGCAAAACAACCTTTTTATTTATTTTAGCCGGCTTAATTAAGCCAGATTCTGGCCAAGTGTTATGGCAAGGAAAAAAGTTAATTTCGCCGCAGTCGATAACAGCAATAGCATCAGATGCTATTAGGAACCCAAGCTTTTTAACAGTAAGGAAGTTGTTTTTATTAACCCAAAGCATGTGGCAGCTAGATTTTCCCGATAAGCTAATCGCTGCTTTTGGCTTAACACCACACCTAGATAAGACCCTGGATCAATTATCGGCTGGTAATTTAAAAAAGGCGCATCTAATCAATGCCTTTATGCGTAACCCTAGGTTATTGTTACTAGATGAACCTAATATTGCTTTAGATGAGAACAGCTCTATGGCCTTATGGCAGGCTATTGATGACTTCTCTGGCGATATTATTGTTGCAAGTAACGAACCGGCCGTTTTTACCGGTAAGGGCTTTAATTTGCAGGGTATAAGCGGTGATTAG